A genomic window from Salvia hispanica cultivar TCC Black 2014 chromosome 5, UniMelb_Shisp_WGS_1.0, whole genome shotgun sequence includes:
- the LOC125188210 gene encoding polygalacturonase-like: MEKTNNFIVTDFGAAAYAKKDSKQAFAKAWKKACQTPGGVLAIPAGKTFLLSGGDFVGPCNGKTIFRVDGTIVASNDPKLDDRDYWITFDNIARLIVVGHGVFNGNGASSWSRCGPWNCKTRPTSLKFHNVRRSTINGITSLNSKMFHIVIHKSQHVRLINVHIRAPPNSPNTDGIHVGKSSYVNILHSYIGTGDDCVSIGDGATNVNITGVACGPGHGISVGSLGRYKEEEDVSRITVSHCTLTNTENGLRIKTLAPSLSSKVVSDVTYNDIAMNNVKNPIIIDQHYCPSANCHGGGESNVQIKRVKFINVRGRSATAVGVNIQCSKTRPCQDLLFYGLRLTLDGRRPAGASCKNVYNRFQRSSPSRCT; encoded by the exons atggaaaaaacaaacaatttcatTGTCACTGATTTTGGTGCTGCAGCATATGCTAAAAAAGACAGCAAACag GCATTTGCAAAAGCATGGAAGAAAGCTTGCCAAACTCCGGGCGGCGTTCTTGCGATTCCTGCCGGAAAAACTTTCCTTTTAAGTGGCGGAGACTTCGTGGGCCCATGTAACGGAAAAACCATATTCCGAGTCGACGGAACCATAGTTGCCTCGAATGACCCTAAACTCGACGATCGTGACTACTGGATCACTTTCGACAACATTGCACGCCTCATTGTTGTTGGACATGGCGTATTCAACGGCAACGGGGCCTCATCGTGGTCCCGTTGCGGACCGTGGAACTGCAAAACTCGTCCCACG TCATTGAAGTTTCATAACGTCAGACGTTCCACTATCAATGGCATAACCTCTCTAAATAGCAAGATGTTCCATATTGTAATTCACAAATCCCAACATGTGAGGCTAATAAATGTCCACATAAGGGCCCCACCAAATAGCCCGAATACCGACGGAATCCACGTTGGCAAATCGAGCTACGTGAACATCCTCCACTCGTACATAGGCACGGGCGACGACTGCGTGTCAATTGGGGACGGGGCCACAAATGTCAACATCACGGGGGTCGCGTGTGGGCCCGGCCATGGCATTAGCGTCGGAAGCTTAGGTAGGTACAAGGAGGAGGAGGACGTGAGCCGAATCACCGTGAGCCATTGCACTCTAACGAATACGGAAAATGGATTGAGGATCAAGACGTTGGCCCCTTCCCTATCCTCGAAAGTTGTGTCCGATGTCACGTACAATGACATTGCTATGAACAATGTGAAGAATCCAATCATCATCGATCAACATTACTGTCCCAGTGCGAACTGCCATGGAGGG GGTGAGTCAAACGTGCAGATAAAGAGGGTCAAGTTTATAAATGTACGGGGGAGGTCGGCGACGGCGGTGGGAGTAAACATACAATGCAGTAAAACGAGACCGTGTCAAGACCTATTGTTCTATGGGTTACGTTTGACTCTCGATGGCCGACGGCCGGCGGGCGCATCATGCAAGAACGTTTACAATCGATTTCAACGATCTAGTCCTTCCCGTTGTACGTAG
- the LOC125188208 gene encoding exopolygalacturonase-like, whose protein sequence is MKAFADAWKNACQTPGGVVTVPAGETFLVSSGEFEGPCNGQTLFQMDGILVASEDLKLDDTKFWITFHKIDDLILSGIGVFDGKGALSWSQCDKSSNCHHRPASLRIHDVTKAYIQGITSLNSKMFHFHIHNSQNVNVENIHITAPHDSPNTDGIHISNSRDVKIADSIIGTGDDCVSLGDGCANVNISGVVCGPGHGISIGSLGKYSDEEDINGVTVMNCSLSNTSNGLRIKTWAPSKSSIVVSDITYADITLDNVTNPIIIDQHYCPHGECQKEGESSVRIKGVKYINIRGSTTTEEGIEVKCSKSNPCEDVEFSGVELNVNGNPAIASCSNVGYDPSIIG, encoded by the exons ATGAAGGCATTCGCAGATGCATGGAAGAACGCTTGTCAAACTCCGGGAGGCGTTGTTACGGTGCCTGCCGGAGAAACTTTCTTAGTGAGTAGTGGAGAATTCGAAGGGCCGTGCAACGGCCAAACCCTGTTTCAAATGGATGGAATTTTAGTTGCTTCCGAGGACTTAAAACTCGACGATACTAAATTTTGGATTACTTTCCATAAAATTGACGATCTAATACTTTCCGGAATAGGCGTCTTTGACGGCAAAGGAGCCTTGTCTTGGTCCCAGTGCGACAAATCATCCAACTGTCACCATCGTCCTGCT TCACTAAGGATTCATGATGTGACAAAAGCCTATATCCAAGGCATAACCTCCCTGAACAGCAAGATGTTCCATTTCCACATCCACAACTCCCAAAATGTGAATGTGGAAAACATCCATATCACGGCCCCACACGACAGCCCGAACACCGACGGAATCCACATCAGCAACTCGAGGGACGTGAAGATCGCCGACTCGATCATAGGCACGGGCGACGACTGCGTATCGTTGGGAGACGGGTGCGCAAATGTCAACATCTCGGGGGTCGTTTGTGGGCCCGGCCACGGCATCAGCATCGGAAGCCTAGGTAAGTATAGTGATGAGGAAGATATCAATGGAGTTACAGTGATGAATTGTAGCTTGAGCAATACAAGCAATGGATTAAGGATCAAAACATGGGCGCCATCGAAATCATCAATTGTTGTGTCCGATATCACATATGCTGACATCACATTGGACAATGTTACAAACCCAATCATCATAGATCAACATTATTGCCCCCATGGTGAATGTCAAAAAGAG GGAGAGTCGAGCGTTCGAATAAAGGGTGTTAAGTACATCAACATACGAGGGAGTACGACGACAGAGGAGGGAATAGAGGTCAAATGCAGCAAATCGAACCCGTGTGAAGATGTGGAGTTCTCTGGTGTTGAGCTAAATGTGAATGGGAATCCGGCGATTGCGAGTTGCTCTAACGTTG GCTATGATCCATCGATAATTGGTTGA